One window from the genome of Vicia villosa cultivar HV-30 ecotype Madison, WI unplaced genomic scaffold, Vvil1.0 ctg.000101F_1_1_3, whole genome shotgun sequence encodes:
- the LOC131624079 gene encoding uncharacterized protein LOC131624079 has protein sequence MWTKNEDCKKVIEDTWKTHVVGCPMFVLEKKLKIIKSRLKDWNRTCFGNVHINVSKAEQNLKEIPSSISLQGYIDSLYEVKAKAQHDLETALNMVEEYWKEKAKINWTLHGDRNTKLYHTYAKIRRKINLISSLVIDDNVVTDLAVMENHIESHFKNLFNNNHRMQDNILINANVPHLLNDNSNAMLTLIPSADEIHGAVKNLNANSAPGPNGFGGIFYHTYWNIIKLDVINVVTQFFSHGWIMPNYNANTLVLIPKTKEASCLGQYRPIALANFKFKIISKILIERLSSILPNIISKEQKGFVSGRCIKDGICLTSEAINILQNKSFSGNVALKIDIAKAFDTLNWNFIIQTLKCFGFNATFCNWIYAILNSANLSIGFNGKQVGYFRGDSKSLNAIINLLKYYGNTSGQFCNFSKSLIYVGGMTTARHVSLANIIGFTIANPPFIHLGVIFKGLLTT, from the exons ATGTGGACCAAGAATGAGGATTGCAAGAAAGTGATTGAAGATACTTGGAAAACTCATGTGGTTGGCTGTCCCATGTTTGTCCTTGAAAAAAAGTTGAAAATTATTAAATCTAGACTTAAGGATTGGAACAGAACCTGTTTTGGTAATGTGCATATTAATGTTAGTAAGGCTGAGCAAAATCTGAAAGAGATTCCATCTAGCATTAGCCTGCAAGGCTACATTGATAGCCTTTATGAGGTGAAGGCCAAAGCTCAACATGATTTGGAAACTGCTCTTAATATGGTGGAGGAGTATTGGAAGGAAAAAGCTAAGATTAACTGGACCTTGCATGGAGACAGGAACACTAAATTATACCATACTTATGCTAAAATTAGGAGAAAGATTAATCTTATTTCCTCCCTTGTCATTGATGACAATGTGGTTACTGACCTTGCTGTTATGGAAAACCACATTGAAAGTCACTTTAAGAATCTGTTTAATAACAATCATAGAATGCAGGATAATATTTTGATAAATGCTAATGTTCCTCACTTACTGAATGATAACTCTAATGCTATGCTTACTTTGATTCCTTCTGCTGATGAAATCCATGGTGCTGTTAAGAATCTTAATGCCAACTCTGCCCCTGGCCCTAATGGCTTTGGAGGCATATTCTATCACACCTATTGGAACATAATTAAGTTGGATGTGATAAATGTTGTTACTCAATTCTTTTCCCATGGATGGATCATGCCTAATTATAATGCCAATACCCTTGTCCTCATTCCTAAAACCAAAGAGGCTAGCTGTCTTGGCCAGTATAGGCCTATAGCTTTAGCAAACTTCAAGTTCAAAATTATATCTAAGATTCTGATTGAGAGGCTATCTTCCATCCTTCCTAATATTATATCTAAAGAGCAAAAGGGCTTTGTGTCTGGTAGGTGCATTAAGGATGGTATTTGTTTGACTTCTGAGGCCATCAATATCCTCCAAAATAAAAGTTTTAGTGGTAATGTGGCTTTGAAGATTGACATTGCCAAAGCTTTTGATACTTTAAATTGGAACTTCATTATCCAAACCTTGAAATGCTTTGGTTTTAATGCTACTTTCTGTAACTGGATCTATGCTATTCTGAATTCTGCAAATCTTTCTATAGGTTTCAATGGTAAGCAAGTGGGATACTTCAG AGGAGACTCCAAATCTCTCAATGCTATTATTAATCTCCTTAAGTATTATGGAAACACTTCTGGCCAGTTTTGCAACTTCTCTAAATCTTTAATATATGTTGGTGGAATGACTACTGCCAGACATGTTTCTTTAGCAAATATCATTGGTTTCACTATTGCTAATCCTCCTTTTATTCATTTGGGTGTTATTTTCAAAGGACTGCTGACAACATAA
- the LOC131624080 gene encoding zingipain-2-like, which yields MKCLIVVFVIILWACPYLAMSKRLHKSSLIGAHQQWMIKYGRTYTNSYEMEKRLQIFKSNLKYIEKFNNAGNKSYNLGLNQFSDLTNEEFMALYTGIKVPSQFSSSKMISNTVLFNVSDNVPTNFDWRQHGAVTDVKFQGICGCCWAFTAVAAVEGIVKIKSGKLISLSEQQLLDCDYKSRGCTNGHFETAFASIIQTHGILKESDYPYQGVKQTCQINGNIQPAAQISNYKFVTSNDEKQLLQAVAQQPISALIAMGGEFRSYKEGIYSGSCGKVINHALTIIGYGESEGKKYWLIKNSWGKGWGENGYMRLLREGEGTSGHCQIATYVGYPII from the exons ATGAAGTGTCTTATAGTTGTTTTTGTCATAATCTTGTGGGCATGTCCATACCTTGCCATGTCTAAAAGATTGCATAAATCATCTCTTATTGGAGCACACCAACAATGGATGATTAAATATGGACGCACATATACAAATAGTTATGAGATGGAAAAACGCTTACAAATATTTAAGAGTAATTTGAAATATATAGAGAAATTTAACAATGCTGGTAACAAAAGTTATAATCTAGGGTTAAATCAATTTTCTGATTTAACTAATGAAGAGTTTATGGCTTTATATACTGGAATCAAAGTTCCAAGCCAATTTTCTTCCTCCAAAATGATATCAAATACAGTACTATTCAATGTGAGTGATAATGTTCCAACAAATTTTGATTGGAGGCAACATGGAGCTGTCACTGATGTTAAGTTCCAAGGCATTTGTG GATGTTGTTGGGCTTTTACGGCTGTAGCAGCTGTAGAAGGTATTGTAAAAATCAAAAGTGGAAAGCTGATTTCATTGTCAGAGCAGCAACTTCTGGACTGTGATTACAAGAGTAGAGGATGTACAAATGGCCATTTTGAAACTGCCTTCGCGTCTATAATACAAACCCATGGTATTCTCAAAGAAAGTGATTATCCATACCAAGGAGTTAAACAAACTTGTCAAATTAATGGTAATATACAACCAGCAGCTCAAATAAGTAATTACAAATTTGTAACTTCCAATGATGAAAAACAACTATTGCAAGCTGTAGCACAACAGCCAATATCAGCTCTTATTGCTATGGGGGGTGAATTTCGTTCATACAAAGAAGGAATATATTCAGGATCATGTGGAAAAGTTATTAACCATGCATTAACTATAATTGGTTACGGGGAAAGTGAAGGTAAGAAATATTGGTTGATTAAGAATTCTTGGGGTAAAGGATGGGGTGAGAATGGATACATGAGGTTACTAAGAGAAGGCGAAGGAACTTCAGGTCATTGTCAGATTGCTACATATGTTGGATACCCCATTATCTAG